GCGCATGAAATTCGGCTCGACCGAGCATCCTCTCGACGGCATAGAATTATTTCTCTTGTCTATACAGTCGAGTATTCAGATGCTCAGGAGTTCAGTAAAAAATCGTCCCAGGCATCTTCAGTATTCCTGCCCGAAGCCGTCTATCCTGGCTGTTTGCGGGCGTTTCTCGACCTACTTCTCGCGCAGCCGTGGGCTGTATAGCCTCCCAACAGTCAAGCCGAAGAGGGACGCTCGGAGCGTCATTAACCGCACCTCTGGTAGACAGGCTAACGACACAGGCCTTTACACCGCGTAGCCCAGCACGCGCGGCAGCCACAGGGCGATTTCCGGGAAGATCGCAACCAGCAGCAAAGCGCTGGCCATCACCACGACGAACAGCGCCGCCCAGCCGACGGTCTGCTCCAGGCGTATCCTGGCCACCTCCGTCGTCACCATCAGGTTGATCGCCACCGGCGGGGTGAACTGGCCGATGGCGATGTTCATCGCCAGCAGGATGCCGAACCACACCGGGTTCCAGCCGAAGTGCTGCATCACCGGAATCAGGATCGGCATCAGGATCAGGTAGATGGAGATGGCATCGAGCAGCATGCCGGCCAGCAGCACCGCGAGCATCACCAGCGCCAGCAGCACCCAGCCGTTGTCCGACAGCGAGATCAGCCATTCGGCCAGGTGGCGGAAGGTGCCGAGCAGGGTGCCGGCCCAGGCGAAGATGCCGGCCAGGGCAATGATCAGCATGACCACGCCGGAAATCACACCCGCCTCGCCGCACAGGCGCCAGAGGCTGCGCCAGTCCAGCTCGCGGGTGACGAACAGGCCGATCGCCACGCCGTAGGCCACGCCGACCACGGCGGCTTCGGTCGGTGTGAACAGGCCACTGCGCAGGCCGCCGAGGATCAGTACCGGGGCGAACAACGCCGGCAGCGCCTGCTTGAAGCTCGCGCCGATGGCCGGACGCTCGCCCTGCTCCGGGGATTCCCAACCATAACGACGTGACAGCAGCCAGGCCGGCAGCAACAGCACCAGGCCGGCAAGAATGCCGGGGAACAGGCCGGCAGCGAACAGCGCGCGCAGGTCGACGCCTGGCACCACGATGGAGTAGAGGATCAACGCAATCGACGGCGGAATCAGGATGGCGGTGGAGGCCGAGGCGGCGATCAGGGTGGCCGAGAACGGCTTGGGATAACCCGCCTTGGTCATGCTCGGCAGCATCACCATGGCCACGGCCGCAGCATCGGCCGGGCCGGAACCGCTCATGCCGCCCATGATCAGGCACACCAGCACCGCAACCAAGGCCAGGCCGCCATGCCGTGGGCCGATCAGCGCCTGGGCGAAGCGCACCAGTCTGAGCGCCACGCCGGCTTTCTCGAACACCAGGCCGGTGAGGATGAACAGAGGAATGGCGATCAGCGGGTACTTGGCCACGCCGTTGTAGGTGTTGGTGCCGAGGGTGGCGAGCATGTCCGGCGACAGGCCGGCGATGATGCCGATGGCGCCGGACAGGCCGAGGGCGAAGGCCACCGGCACGCCGAGCGCCAGCAGCACGACGAAGCTGAGGATCAGCCAGAGATCAGGGCTCATCGCTGATCCTCCCACGCAGACGATCAAGGGTCATCTGGGTCAAACGCACGAATACCAGCAGCGCCAGGATCGGCAGCCAGATCACGTACCACCAGTTGGGCAGGCCGAGGCCGGGCGATTCGGAATCCCACTGGAACTCCTCCCAGGCGAACTGGCCGCCGTACCAGCACACCAGCCCCAGCACCAGCACGCCGGCCAGCCACTGCAGCAGGATCAGCGGCGTGCGCAGGCGCGGGAACATCCGCTCGAGCAGGCCGATGCGGATATGCCGGTTGCTGCGCATGGCCACCGAAGCACCGGCGAAGGTGAGGATGACCAGCAGGAACACCGAGATTTCCTCGGTGAAGGCGAAGGATGCATCGGTGAAATAACGCACCGCCACGTTGGCCAGGCTGATCAGGCTGATGATCACCAGGGCCAGGGTGGCGAGCACGCGCTCCAGCGGCGCGTCGACTTGTTTGCTCATAGGAACCTCGAATGACCGGAGCAATGTGATCGCGCGGCGGCGCCCCCCTGCCCTCTCCCCGCCCCCTTCCAGGACTGGGAGAGGGGAGCGGAGCAGGCTAAGGGAGCCTCCGGTCAGATAAAACGAATCAGGGCTGGGCCACGGCCTTGCGCGCGGCTTCCATCAGCGCGTCGCCAATGCGCGGTGCCCATTTCTCCTGCACGCTGGCAGTGGCCTCGACGAAGGCGGCGCGCTCGGCGTCGGTCAGCTCGATCACTTCCACACCACGCTCGCGGATGTCGGCCAGGCGCTTCGACTGAGCGCCACGCGACAGCTCGATCTCCCACTTGCCGGCGTCACGCGCGGCCTGGCTGAGCAGCTCGCGATCTTCCTCGGGCAGGGATTTCCACACGCGCTGGTTGACGGCGAAGATCAGTGGATCGGCCATGTAGTCCCACAGGGTCAGGTACTTCTGGCCAACCTGGTCGATACGCGCCACGTCGAAGACCGACAGCGGGTTTTCCTGGCCGTCCACCGCGCCGGTGGTCAGCGCCGGCTTGGCGTCGGCCCAGCTCATCTGCGTGGGGTTGGCGCCGAGGGCGGTGAAGGTGTCCTGGAACAGCGGCGAGCCGACCACGCGGATCTTCAGGCCCACCAGATCGGCCGGGCTGCGTACCGGCTTGGCCGAGTTGGATAGTTGGCGGAAGCCGTTCTCGCCCCAGGCCAGCGGCACGATGCCGCGCTGCTCGATGGCGGCGAAGGCCAGCTTGCCGGCTTCACCCTGGGTGATGGCGTCGAGGTCGGCGTCGTTCTTCATCAGAAACGGCAGAGAGAACAGGTTGAGCTCCGGCACCTGCGGCGACCAGTTGATGGTCGAGCCCACGGCCATGTCGATCAGGCCCGAGCGCATGGCGGAAAATTCCTTGGTCTGGTCGCCGGCGACCAGTTGCGCGTTGGGGTACACGCGCAGGGTGATGCGCCCCGCAGAGCGCTCGTTGACCAGATCGGCCCACTTCTGCGCGGCCTGGCCCCAGGGAAAGGCATCCGAAAGCACGGTGGAAACGGAGTATTCACGCGCCTGCGCGGTGGCGCACAGGGCGGTCAGCGCAGCGCCGGCGGCGAGCGCGGAGAAGAGTCGCTTGAGTTTCATGGGGCGTCCTTGTGTGGATCTTGGTGTTGTCGTTGTGGCACCGGCACAGCGGTGCGGATCCAGCGGCGGGCGGTTGGCTCGCCAGGCATGCCCGGTCGGCATGCGAAAGGGACACGGCAGGTGTCTCGGCTGCCGGGCAGGCCTTGTGGGCGTTCGGCAGGTGCCGGCGGGTTACGCGCAGCCGCCCAACTATTCCAGAAGCGTGCAACGAATGCCATTGTCTGATGTCCGTCGACATTGCCCGTCGTGATTGGCACTGCCCATAATCGGCGGCATTTCATACCGGACATTCGCCCATGGCCATTTCTCGCGACGACCTCGACCAGCACGGCCTGATCATCGGCGTGTCGCCCGAGCGCTTTCGCGCCGTGGCCATGCCACTGCTGTTCGATCACCTCGATGCCCAGTGCGAGGGCACCATCGCGGTCAATCGCCAGGCGCGCATCGTCTGGATCAACGACAAGTACGCGCAGAAGGTGGGCATCGCCGATGCGCGCACGGCGCTGGGCAAGGAAATCGAGGAAGTGCTGCCGGCCAGCCGCCTACGTGAGGTGGTGGAAAGCGGCCAGCCGAGCATGCTCGATCTGATGGCCTTCGGCGACGAGCATTTCGTGGTCACCCGCATTCCGCTGCGCGACGAGGACGGCACCCTGGTCGGCGCCCTGGGCTTCGTATTGTTCGACCGCGCCCGCCATCTCAAGCCGCTGATGGCCAAGTACGCCAACCTGCAGACGCAACTACTCGCCACCCAGCACGAGCTGGCCAAGGCGCGGCGGGCGCGCTACACCATCGCCGGCTTCATCGGCGCCAGCGGTGCGGCCAGCGAGGTCAAGCGCCAGGCCCGCCGTGCTGCGCAACTCGATGCCACGGTGCTGATCCGCGGCGAGACCGGCACCGGCAAGGAGCTGCTGGCCCAGGGCATCCACAACCTGTCGCCACGGGCCAACGGGCCCTTCGTCGCGGTCAACGTCGCGGCGATCCCGGAAACCCTGGTGGAGGCCGAACTGTTCGGCACCGCGCCGGGCGCCTTCACCGGCGCCGAGCGCAAGGGGCGCATCGGCAAGTTCGAGGTGGCCAACGGCGGCACCCTGTTTCTCGATGAAATCGGCGACCTGCCGCTGCCATTGCAGGCCAAGCTGCTGCGCGTGCTGCAGGAGCAGGAGGTGGAGCCGCTCGGCTCCAACCAGGTCAAGCCGCTCAACGTGCGGGTGATCGCGGCGACTCATATCGATCTGGAAGCCAAGGTGGCCGCCGGGCAGTTTCGCGACGACCTCTACTACCGCCTCAACGTGCTGACCCTGCGCGTGCCGCCGCTGCGCGAGCGTGCCAGCGACATTCCGGCACTGATCGAACACCTGCTGGACGACCTGGCCAACCGCTCCGGCCTGGCCCCCATGGAGCTGACGGACGATGCCCTCGCCCTGCTCTGCGCGCAGCCGTGGAAGGGCAATGTGCGTGAGCTGCGCAACCTGCTGGAACGGGCGCAACTGGCGGTCGATGGGCGACTGGATGAAGAAGCTTTGCGTGGTTTGCTGGTCGATCCAGTGGCGCCGAGCGAACCGGTGCCCGTTGCGCCGCTGATAACGAGCACAGCGCAGACCTTGGCCGAGCAGTTGGCGCAGGCCGAGCGCCAGGCGCTGCTGGCGGCTCTGGCCGCTACCGACGGCAATCGCCAATTGGCCGCCGAACGCCTGGGCATTTCCCGCGCCGGGCTCTACGCCAAGCTGGCACAGCATGGGCTGGGGCGCAGGGGCTAAGCGCCTCATCCTGTAGGAGCCGGCTTGCCGACGATGTGCCCAACAATGCTTCGCGGCTAAAGCCGCTCCTAGAGATAACGTTGTCGGCCGCAATTGCGTAGCCCGGATGAAATCCGGGGATCAGGCCCCGCAAAAGCCCCGGATTGCATCCGGGCTACGCGTCCAGAATTCTGGAATCCATATCAAATAGAGTCCAACAATATGGACTTAATCCAGAAAACTGGACAGTCACCTACATCCATCCTGGCAGCACTGTATCCGACATAAACGCCTGAGACCCGCTGGCCATCAGCCCTCCAGCCTTATCGACGAAAGCCTCACCCCAGCCTGGCACGACTCTGGCTCTATATCCGGCAAAGGCGCGCTGACGCATCTGCGCCTTCCCGATAAAACGGCCTCGAGCCGCTAGAACAACAACAAAAGGAACCGCCCATGGGTACCCTCGGTATTCTGATTTCCCTCGCCTTGTTGATGTACCTCGCCTATCGCGGCATCAACGTCCTGATCCTCGCCCCGCTGCTGGCCCTGCTGGCGTTGCTGTTCGCCGGCGACAT
The genomic region above belongs to Pseudomonas sp. GOM7 and contains:
- a CDS encoding DctP family TRAP transporter solute-binding subunit; amino-acid sequence: MKLKRLFSALAAGAALTALCATAQAREYSVSTVLSDAFPWGQAAQKWADLVNERSAGRITLRVYPNAQLVAGDQTKEFSAMRSGLIDMAVGSTINWSPQVPELNLFSLPFLMKNDADLDAITQGEAGKLAFAAIEQRGIVPLAWGENGFRQLSNSAKPVRSPADLVGLKIRVVGSPLFQDTFTALGANPTQMSWADAKPALTTGAVDGQENPLSVFDVARIDQVGQKYLTLWDYMADPLIFAVNQRVWKSLPEEDRELLSQAARDAGKWEIELSRGAQSKRLADIRERGVEVIELTDAERAAFVEATASVQEKWAPRIGDALMEAARKAVAQP
- a CDS encoding sigma-54 interaction domain-containing protein: MAISRDDLDQHGLIIGVSPERFRAVAMPLLFDHLDAQCEGTIAVNRQARIVWINDKYAQKVGIADARTALGKEIEEVLPASRLREVVESGQPSMLDLMAFGDEHFVVTRIPLRDEDGTLVGALGFVLFDRARHLKPLMAKYANLQTQLLATQHELAKARRARYTIAGFIGASGAASEVKRQARRAAQLDATVLIRGETGTGKELLAQGIHNLSPRANGPFVAVNVAAIPETLVEAELFGTAPGAFTGAERKGRIGKFEVANGGTLFLDEIGDLPLPLQAKLLRVLQEQEVEPLGSNQVKPLNVRVIAATHIDLEAKVAAGQFRDDLYYRLNVLTLRVPPLRERASDIPALIEHLLDDLANRSGLAPMELTDDALALLCAQPWKGNVRELRNLLERAQLAVDGRLDEEALRGLLVDPVAPSEPVPVAPLITSTAQTLAEQLAQAERQALLAALAATDGNRQLAAERLGISRAGLYAKLAQHGLGRRG
- a CDS encoding TRAP transporter small permease, which codes for MSKQVDAPLERVLATLALVIISLISLANVAVRYFTDASFAFTEEISVFLLVILTFAGASVAMRSNRHIRIGLLERMFPRLRTPLILLQWLAGVLVLGLVCWYGGQFAWEEFQWDSESPGLGLPNWWYVIWLPILALLVFVRLTQMTLDRLRGRISDEP
- a CDS encoding TRAP transporter large permease; its protein translation is MSPDLWLILSFVVLLALGVPVAFALGLSGAIGIIAGLSPDMLATLGTNTYNGVAKYPLIAIPLFILTGLVFEKAGVALRLVRFAQALIGPRHGGLALVAVLVCLIMGGMSGSGPADAAAVAMVMLPSMTKAGYPKPFSATLIAASASTAILIPPSIALILYSIVVPGVDLRALFAAGLFPGILAGLVLLLPAWLLSRRYGWESPEQGERPAIGASFKQALPALFAPVLILGGLRSGLFTPTEAAVVGVAYGVAIGLFVTRELDWRSLWRLCGEAGVISGVVMLIIALAGIFAWAGTLLGTFRHLAEWLISLSDNGWVLLALVMLAVLLAGMLLDAISIYLILMPILIPVMQHFGWNPVWFGILLAMNIAIGQFTPPVAINLMVTTEVARIRLEQTVGWAALFVVVMASALLLVAIFPEIALWLPRVLGYAV